From the genome of Onychomys torridus unplaced genomic scaffold, mOncTor1.1, whole genome shotgun sequence:
GGTGGAGATGGGCCAAGGATGGCCAAGACGCTCTTTATACCCAAATATCTTGTTTGACACTATTGGTCCGTATGATGATGACAGTGAGGGCTTTAAAATAGATTGGTAGTGCCATACATAgttcaaatacatacataaaatatccCGGCAGGTAACAGAGTGCAGAGACACCACCCGTCTACGCTTACAAATATCCTCGATTTGTGGTACACTTGGTAGTCCAAACTGCCTGGAGAAGAAAGGACTTGTCCATACCACATGTGGTCTGCTGAGAAAATTAGGGATCCCTATGCAGAGAACCCTGCTGGATATCCTACACAGACCTCATGTAGATAGAGACCTGACTGTAAGAGGCAAGAGCATTTAGGTCCGAGAAGGCCGCGCAGAGTCTATGTTTTGGGCATTTCctgcctccctgcttcctgcattctgtctccctttctcctcgGGATCAAACCCTGTGGATGCTTGGCAAGTGGGACACCACAGAGCTATTAGCCCTGGCTCCAGAAACTGTTTctcctttgtgtttattttttatattaacgTGCAAAGTATCAGATTCAACGATGGCTCTCTCTTGCATAACTTCCCTTTGTCGTTTCTCTgactcctcttttcctttctggcCTTACTGCCCTGCCTGTACCTCCGGCCACACACTCTCTCACCCCAGTAGTCCCCTTTCTGCTTTCAGATCACATGTGTTTATCAATCACCCACCCAGCCCATCTCAAGACCTCTATTTTCCCTCTGTGGATCCCCTCTGTAATCCAGAAACTATTTCTTAGTGTAAGTATCTACAAAATAAGAACCCTAGGCATGAGgcacttaatttattttaatttttttacatctGACTATAATAGTACCAAGATTCTCTCCTGTTCACACAATACAGTACACAGAGCAGGTACAAATTCAAGCAACATAGCCCTTAAAGGAATAAATGGTGTGTCCACACACCTGGACCGGGATTTAAATGTATACCTCATTAAATCAGCGATCACAAAATGGGAAACGGAACCTAAACAGCGTAAAGGAGTTCAGTTTGTACCGGGCCTGGCCCAGAAGATAAAAGCCAAGAGATTCAGAAGTGTGAGAATATGTGAAAGCTTAATAGTAACCTGAGAGCCAACTCCTTCTGATGGAAAAATTCTTTTCATGTTTGGTGTACCCGAGGCAAAGGGATTGGTCTGTGTTGCTGGTGCAAGTGAAGATTGTCACAGAGAGCACgttgggccagcctgagctacatagtgaggtcccaTCTCAGATAACAACCCACAAATGAAGTAGCCCAAGTTGTCATTGTTTGTAATGCTGGAGCTATGCATAAGCCACAGAGCAGCCAGGGATTCTGTTTCTGGAGGCATGCTCCAGAGAGGCTTTTACAGGAGTCTTCTGTGATTAAGACACAAACATGTTCTTGATAATAGTGAGAAAGGGGCCTCGCTGCCCAGTTACTGTAGGATGGCGGGACATCACCACCCTGCTCTAAGCATCTGCCCGAATGGCAGTCAACAGGGCGAGGATTTAAGCTAGAAGGCCCTTATAGGCAACGTGGATGGGTCTGTCACGTAAAAACAGACCGCGGAAGAAGCTAGCCACAGAAAGAAGCCTGCGGTATGGTTTCAACTACATAACTCCATGTAAACGGCATTGTTTTGAGGCTGTGTACCCTAAAGCGTTCCGCAGGGAGAACTGAGGAGCTGGCTGGGTTTTCCAGATTTCATTATCAATTGCTTCAGTTTCCAGGTCTCACACCAGCAGGCCAATGGGTGCCAGCCTCTTTTGGCCCCGTTTCTTATTTTGACTCCTGTACCAGGAGGTCAAAAGCCTAATGATGTGAAAAATTTGTACCCAGGACTTGGCTCACGATAACCCATTCTGAGTattacaaggtgtgtgtgtgtgtgtgtgtgtgtgtgtgtgtgtgtgtgtggtgtgagtgtgtgtgtgtggtgtgagtgtgtgtgtgtggtgtgagtgtgtgtgtgtgtgtggtgtgtgtgtgtgtgtgtgtgtgtgtgtgttgcatgtatggtgtgactatgtgtgtgtatgtatggtgtgactttgtgtggtgtgtgtgtgtggtgcatgtatgttgtgactatgggtgtgtgtatgtgtagtgtgactatgtgtggtgtgtgtgtgtgtgtggtgcatgtatggtgtgactctctgtgtagtgtgtgtgtttgtatgctgtgactatgtatgtgtgtgtggtgtgtgtgtatgtatggtgtgactttgtgtggtgtgtgtgtgtggtgtgactatgtgtgtggtgtgtgtatgtgtgtgtatgtggtgcatgtatggtgtgactctctgtgtggtgagtgtggtgcatgtatggtgtgactttgtgtggtgtgtgtgcgtgtgtacgtgtgtatgtatggtgtgactttgtgtggtgtgtgtgtgcgtgtgtttgcgcgcgcgcgtgtttgtgtgtgtgtgtttgcgcgcgcgcgtgtgtgtgtttgcgcgcgcgcgtgtgtgtgcttGGAGCCGGCGTCTGCACCAGAAACGGTAGAGTTAAGGAAGTTTATTTAGTGCGGGCAAGACAGTTTCCCCTGTCAGAAGTTTTGTCCTCCGCCCAGCAGTAAACAACTTCCAACACAGGAGAAGTGCCAGGAAAGACGCTTGGCTCCCGGGGAGGCCGCCCGCGCTAGGTTTATTTGCTCCTCCGCACAGTGAGGTAGGAATTCAAGTTGTTTTCCTTGGCTAGGTGTCTAGGGGCCTTAGCAGCATTCTGGACCAACTGTCATTCTCCTCCCTTCAGTTCGGAAGACCTTGATTACTTTGTAACAGAAGTGTGCCAGTTATTTCTCCGCATCAGACTCTGCCTCTGGGCTGTCTCTCCCGTTCCAGAGCCACGGTACCAGAATATTTAAATCACTGTGGCGTTAAATACGTTTTAATATCTGATAGGGCCAGTTTCTGCGcattgcactttttttttttcctttcaggaacGTGTTCGGGCCCGCGGCAGGGGGCGGGGTCGCGCCTCCGCCTCGGCTCTGGTTCCAGCCGAGCCTCACTGACGCCGAGATGGAAATCCCGAGGCTGCTCCCCGCTCGCGGGACACCacagggcggcggcggcggctgctgccCCGCGGGTGGCGGCGGGGTCCACCGAGCCCCGGACTCTCTGGCTTGTCAGGCCCCCACGCGCCGCCTCCTACTGCTCCGGGGGGCCCAAGATGGCGGGCCGGGGCCGCGGAGCGCAGAGGCCCAGAGGGCCTCACGGGGCCTGGGCCCGAGCCCCAGCACGAACCGGTTGGCGCCGAGGCCGGATCACCCGAGCcgcgacggcggcggcggcggcggcggtggcggcggcggcggcgtcggcggcggaggaggaggaggaggagaaggaggaggcggaggcggaggcggcggcggcggcggcggcagcggcagcggcagcgacGACTTCTTCCTGTTGCTGCTTGACCCGGTGGGTGGCGATGTAGAAACAGTGGGCTCGGAGCAGGCCGGAGGGCCGGCGTGGAGggaggaggccgaggcaggcccGGGGCCCGAGCGGCGGCGCGAGAGCGGCGCGAACCCCGCGGGGCGGTCCGAGCCGGGCCCCCGCTGCCTGCCGGCCGTCCCGGCTCCGTCCCCGCTCCCCGCGGCGGGCCCGGGCCCGGGCCCGGCGGCGGCCTTCGCGGGCACCATCACTATCCACAACCAGGACTTGCTGCTGCGCTTCGAGAACGGCGTCctcaccctgaccacgcccccgcTGCCGGCCTGGGAGCCGGGGGTCGCGCCTTTCCCGcagccgcagccgccgccgcccggGGGACTGATCGCCCCGCAGGCCGGCTTTCCGCCCGCCGCCGCGGCGCAGCTGGGCGACTGCCCCGAGCTGCCACCGGACCTCCTGCTGGCGGAGCCGGCGGAACCGGCGCCCGCCCCGGCGCCTCCGGAGGAGGAGGCCGAGGCCCCGGCCGCCGCCCAGAGCCCCCGCGGGCCTCTGGTCCCGGGCCCGGGCGTGGTGCTGTACCTGTGCCCGGAGGCGCAGTGCGGACAGACCTTCGCCAAGAAGCACCAGCTGAAGGTGCACCTGCTGACacacagcagcagccagggccAGCGGCCCTTCAAGTGCCCCCTGAGCGGCTGCGGCTGGACCTTCACCACGTCTTACAAGCTCAAGAGACACCTGCAGTCGCACGACAAGCTGCGGCCATTTGGCTGCCCGGTGGAGGGCTGTGGCAAGAGCTTCACCACCGTGTACAACCTCAAAGCGCACATGAAGGGGCACGAGCAGGAGAACTCCTTCAAATGCGAGGTGTGCGAGGAGAGCTTCCCCACGCAGGCCAAGCTCAGCACCCACCAGCGCAGCCACTTCGAGCCCGAGAGGCCTTACCAGTGTGCGTTCTCTGGCTGCAAGAAGACGTTCATTACTGTGAGTGCCCTCTTTTCTCATAACCGCGCCCATTTCAGGGAACAGGAACTCTTTGCCTGCTCCTTCCCTGGCTGCAGCAAGCAGTATGACAAGGCTTGCAGGCTCAAGATTCACCTGCGCAGCCACACGGGGGAGAGACCTTTCCTTTGTGACTTTGACGGCTGTGGCTGGAACTTCACCAGCATGTCCAAGCTCTTAAGACACAAGAGGAAGCACGAGGACGACCGCAGGTTCACCTGTCCCGTGGAGGGCTGTGGCAAGTCCTTCACCAGGGCCGAACACCTGAAAGGCCACAGCATCACCCACCTGGGCACGAAGCCTTTCGTGTGCCCCGTGGAAGGCTGCTGTGCCAGGTTCTCTGCCCGGAGCAGCCTCTACATCCACTCCAAGAAGCACTTGCAGGACGTGGGCGCTTGGAAAAACCGTTGCCCGGTCTCCACCTGTAACAAGCTCTTCACGTCCAAGCACAGCATGAAGACCCACATGGCCAAGAGGCACAACCTCAGCCAGGACCTCCTGGCCCAGCTGGAAGCCGCCAACTCCCTGACACCCAGCAGCGAGCTCACCAGCCAGGGGCCGAACGATCTCGGCGGTGCAGAGCTGGTGTCTCTCTTCTCCGACGTGCCTGGCCACGGTTCTGCTGCGGTGCTGGACACGGCCTTGGTCAATTCTGGGATCTTGACTATTGACGTGGCCTCTGTGAACTCGACTCTCGCGGGAGGTCTCCCTGCCGATAGTAATAACCACTCCTTAGGGCAAGCGGTGGACCCCCGGGCCCTCAGGGCCCCCAGTGACCTTCCCCAGAGTCTGGATACCTCTCTCTTCTTCAGAACCTCGGTGGCTGGTTATCAGCAGAGCCCCTTAGACGTGGACGATGTCTCCGGCGGAAACGTGGGGCTCTTTGGCTCCTTGGCTCTGAAAAACTCAAGCCTGGAGCCCCAGGTTTTGACGCCCAGCAATAAGTTAACCGTGGACACGGAAGCTCTGACCCCCTCCAGCACCCTCTGTGAAAACAGTGTCTCGGAACTACTGACCCCTGCCAAAGCCGATTGGAGCATGCATCCCGAGTCTGACTTCTTTGGGCACGAGGAAGAAACCCAGTTTGGATTCTCCAATCCCACAGGAAGCCATGCCTCTCAGAAAGAAACAGATCTGATCACGGTGACTGGCGCCCCTTTTTTGATATGAACACACTCTGCCTGTGCCCTGCCGTGTGGCGGCTCACTTTTGTGACGCTCGAATCTGACTGAGGATGTTCGGGATGGAGTGCTTACGTGCACTCGGTTCTTGCTGCCTCGCGAAGGAACGCATCTGTGGACTTCAAATTTAGAGATTTTAATTCTCATCCCGAGTCTGGAACTGATGAGTTCTGTGACCGTGAGCAAGTCTCTTAACCTAGCTGAGCCTTAATTCAATATTTATAAAAGTAGGCGTTTTGTCTagattgtttctgtttccttttcaacTGTATTTCCATTATTTGTACTCCTTTGGCGTAACTTTTTAGAGTATTTTATAGTGGTTCCATGATTCTAATGTAATGAAAAGGGATTTGATCCCTTTGAACATTAAATGATTAGTGATAGATGAACTGGTTGGTGGTTTTAACTTTTAATATGAATCTTACCTCATTTCTATAATATCCTTAATATTAGTAGAGTGCAaaaatgtggaatattatttgggTGTTTGATCTTTTGTCTGTCTTCTTGTGTTGTCTTTCTATAGgaggttttaatttttgttttggaaaatgtCAGGGTTTTGATATATTTACAAGCATATTCTAAAATATTGCCTCATTAACATTGAACAAGTGGCCTTATAGTAGTCATTTAGTCTTGCTGAGCCTTACTTTCCTAGCTTTACAGTGGTCATAGAAATGCACATTATTCTCATGCATTTTGAATCTTTTTTAGGCTTGGGATTGTTACTGAAGGGAAAAGACATGTTTAGGCTTTTGTGAATCAGTAGTTTTCCTGCCTCCGTATTTCCCCTCTTAAAGTCTTAGACAACAAAAGTTAGCAAATGTTTATGTCATAGTTTTGCAGCCAGTGAAAGTTTATGAGCATTAAGTATACATGGGCTTTTGTTCCTGCCACAGGCTGTGGAGAACTTTCTCTACAGAGTTCTCATTTAACATTGCTCACAGTTCTGTTTGTCCAGTTTACTAGTGTCTGCTCTGAATCAAAGCCAGCTCTTGGCCTGATTCTACTAATTCAATAAAATTTGGGAATGGACCAGAAGGGAATGTTCATTTCTCTGTCCTGGGGCCCTCATTCCTAGCCCTCTCTGGAATAAGAGGCTTACTGTGCATTTTGAAACACTGTTAATTTTAACATGAATATAGCATTTTATGATTTATATAGACATTTTGTATCTAATATATTTGATCATCATCATCTTGATGAGAAAGTGTGAACTTCACCTGATATTAAAGCTTTCCTGACCTATGACAAATGGAGTTCACTTAGTAAATATATTTGTAGTTCAAATCAAGGAGGAAATATTTCTACCTCTCCCATTCTGCTCTTCTGAATTCCCTGGTCATTTTGCTTATGAGCAGTTCTTTTGTTCCTCCTAAGTATGTACTAGTACCCTTATGCTGTTGTGCTAAAACCCCCTTACTGCAGTCCCTAGTATATGCACCAGTCTGTGCCATGCCTCTACCCATTTCCCTAATTAGACACTTCTTTGTGATCACCCCTTTCTCACATGATCGAATTTTATTCATAGTAATTACTGCAGTCAGTGTATGCACTGAGAAGGTATTTTCTGAATgcagattacaagtgtgtgtgtaggagtcAGATGATAATgtggttatttttttctatgaggTCTGACGACAAGCACCTCTCTAAATTTGTTCACCATGTTTTCTACTGGCAAATAGTTGTTCTGAACCACTCAAATTCAATACTGTTTTCATGAGGATACTTGAGGAAAACAGTTTTTATAGTACCTTGGCAATATATAATGTGCCACTTTGAAATGCGTTCTATACTATATAACTTTTAAATTGGTTGAACCTATTCAGTGAAAAGGTAAAAAGCAGACAAGAATTTGTAAGTTAAAGAAGCAGTCAGAGTTTTAGTGTGTCCTGGCATCAGGAGATTATTCTCTTAGCACTTTGAAAAGATTTTAAGGACTATCTTAGAAATGCATTTTCAcaacatttctcatt
Proteins encoded in this window:
- the LOC118575225 gene encoding zinc finger X-linked protein ZXDB, with protein sequence MEIPRLLPARGTPQGGGGGCCPAGGGGVHRAPDSLACQAPTRRLLLLRGAQDGGPGPRSAEAQRASRGLGPSPSTNRLAPRPDHPSRDGGGGGGGGGGGGVGGGGGGGGEGGGGGGGGGGGGGSGSGSDDFFLLLLDPVGGDVETVGSEQAGGPAWREEAEAGPGPERRRESGANPAGRSEPGPRCLPAVPAPSPLPAAGPGPGPAAAFAGTITIHNQDLLLRFENGVLTLTTPPLPAWEPGVAPFPQPQPPPPGGLIAPQAGFPPAAAAQLGDCPELPPDLLLAEPAEPAPAPAPPEEEAEAPAAAQSPRGPLVPGPGVVLYLCPEAQCGQTFAKKHQLKVHLLTHSSSQGQRPFKCPLSGCGWTFTTSYKLKRHLQSHDKLRPFGCPVEGCGKSFTTVYNLKAHMKGHEQENSFKCEVCEESFPTQAKLSTHQRSHFEPERPYQCAFSGCKKTFITVSALFSHNRAHFREQELFACSFPGCSKQYDKACRLKIHLRSHTGERPFLCDFDGCGWNFTSMSKLLRHKRKHEDDRRFTCPVEGCGKSFTRAEHLKGHSITHLGTKPFVCPVEGCCARFSARSSLYIHSKKHLQDVGAWKNRCPVSTCNKLFTSKHSMKTHMAKRHNLSQDLLAQLEAANSLTPSSELTSQGPNDLGGAELVSLFSDVPGHGSAAVLDTALVNSGILTIDVASVNSTLAGGLPADSNNHSLGQAVDPRALRAPSDLPQSLDTSLFFRTSVAGYQQSPLDVDDVSGGNVGLFGSLALKNSSLEPQVLTPSNKLTVDTEALTPSSTLCENSVSELLTPAKADWSMHPESDFFGHEEETQFGFSNPTGSHASQKETDLITVTGAPFLI